In a genomic window of Pseudomonas sp. TH06:
- a CDS encoding helix-turn-helix domain-containing protein produces the protein MKRKSLEGNACPVARTLDLIGDWWSLLIVRDALDGIRRFSDFQKNLDIAKNMLSARLKSLVEQGILQTMPAADGGAYKEYVLTERGKALQTVIVALSQWGGEFMYAAGEPGSVMVDAKHRQPIRKLELMAADGRLLAPEDVATRLAVEH, from the coding sequence ATGAAGCGCAAAAGTCTTGAGGGTAATGCCTGCCCCGTCGCCCGGACGCTGGATCTGATCGGCGACTGGTGGTCGTTGTTGATCGTCCGTGATGCGCTGGACGGCATTCGTCGGTTCAGTGATTTCCAGAAGAATCTGGATATCGCCAAGAACATGCTCAGCGCCCGCCTCAAAAGCCTGGTGGAGCAGGGGATACTGCAAACGATGCCTGCCGCCGACGGCGGAGCCTATAAGGAATACGTGCTGACGGAACGCGGCAAAGCCTTGCAAACGGTGATCGTCGCGTTGTCGCAGTGGGGCGGCGAGTTCATGTACGCAGCGGGCGAGCCGGGCTCGGTGATGGTCGATGCGAAGCATCGCCAGCCGATTCGAAAGCTGGAGTTGATGGCCGCCGATGGCCGCTTGCTGGCACCGGAGGACGTCGCGACCCGCTTGGCTGTTGAGCACTGA
- a CDS encoding alpha/beta hydrolase produces the protein MSTLKTQDGTEIYYKDWGSGKPVLFSHGWPLDADMWEYQMEYLSSRGYRTIAFDRRGFGRSDQPWTGYDYDTFADDIAQLINHLDLREVTLVGFSMGGGDVSRYIARHGSERVAGLVLLGAVTPLFGKKADFPEGVDTSVFDGIKAGLLKDRAQFIADFAAPFYGTNQGQTVSDGVLTQTLNVALLASLKGTVDCVTAFSETDFRPDLAKIDVPTLVIHGDGDQIVPFETTGKQAAAQIKGAELKVYAGAPHGFAVTHAQALNEDLLAFLDR, from the coding sequence ATGAGCACGTTGAAGACCCAAGACGGTACCGAAATCTATTACAAGGACTGGGGCAGCGGTAAGCCCGTGCTGTTCAGCCACGGCTGGCCGCTGGATGCCGACATGTGGGAATACCAGATGGAATACCTGAGCAGCCGTGGCTACCGCACCATTGCCTTCGACCGCCGCGGTTTCGGCCGTTCCGATCAGCCATGGACCGGTTACGACTACGACACCTTCGCTGATGACATCGCGCAACTGATCAATCATCTGGACCTGCGGGAAGTGACACTGGTGGGCTTCTCAATGGGCGGCGGCGATGTCAGCCGCTACATTGCCCGTCATGGCAGCGAGCGCGTTGCCGGCCTGGTATTGCTGGGCGCGGTGACGCCGCTGTTCGGCAAGAAAGCCGACTTCCCCGAGGGCGTCGACACGTCGGTGTTCGACGGCATCAAGGCTGGCCTGCTGAAAGATCGTGCGCAGTTCATCGCCGATTTCGCCGCACCGTTCTATGGCACCAATCAGGGCCAGACCGTCTCTGACGGCGTGCTCACGCAAACCCTGAATGTCGCATTGCTGGCCTCGCTCAAAGGCACGGTGGATTGCGTTACCGCGTTTTCGGAAACCGACTTCCGCCCGGATCTGGCCAAAATCGATGTACCGACGCTGGTGATCCATGGCGACGGCGACCAGATCGTGCCGTTTGAAACCACCGGCAAGCAGGCGGCGGCGCAGATCAAGGGTGCCGAGCTTAAAGTCTACGCAGGCGCACCGCATGGTTTTGCGGTGACCCATGCGCAGGCGTTGAATGAGGACCTGTTGGCGTTCCTTGACCGGTAA